Proteins from one Candidatus Zixiibacteriota bacterium genomic window:
- a CDS encoding sigma-54 dependent transcriptional regulator, which translates to MARILIVDDEERIGLLLSETLSDLGHQAAYVTDGTQALAKIRPGAFDLVITDLRMSPVEGMEIVRAVAALGGGTDVAVLTAYGSTASAVTAMRAGAVDYIAKPLDLDEMTLWVERWEKTRRLDARAEQLDADLRALTDDEFIGAAPAVMHLRLLIERVAPADATVVITGESGTGKELVARAIHKASPRAQRAFVATNCASLTETLLESELFGHEKGAFTGAIKQRPGRFELADKGTLFLDEVGEISPGFQAKLLRALEQREIVRVGAAEPIGVDVRVIVATNKDLAAMVAQGRFREDLFFRLNVFPIHVPPLRERREDIAVLAEHFLRKLRYGGPRPSRAVMEKLQSYNWPGNIRELKNVLERAVILAGGEPIGSEHLALLPTLTPPGRDAAKSAVSTASESLPPTPGQGLADVERQMIEEALRTAGGNKSDAARRLKITRRVLYAKLRRYGLDA; encoded by the coding sequence ATGGCACGCATACTGATCGTCGATGACGAGGAACGCATCGGTCTTCTGCTGTCGGAGACGCTCTCCGACCTGGGGCATCAGGCCGCTTACGTGACCGATGGAACCCAGGCGCTCGCCAAGATTCGTCCCGGCGCCTTCGATCTGGTGATCACCGATCTTCGTATGAGCCCGGTGGAGGGGATGGAGATCGTGCGCGCGGTGGCCGCCTTGGGCGGCGGGACCGATGTGGCGGTCCTCACGGCCTATGGATCGACCGCCTCCGCGGTGACCGCCATGAGGGCCGGCGCCGTCGACTACATCGCGAAGCCACTCGACCTCGATGAGATGACGTTGTGGGTGGAGCGCTGGGAGAAGACCCGTCGCTTGGACGCGCGCGCCGAGCAACTCGATGCCGATCTGCGCGCGTTGACGGACGATGAGTTCATCGGCGCCGCCCCGGCGGTCATGCATCTGCGCCTCTTGATCGAGCGCGTGGCGCCGGCGGACGCCACGGTGGTCATCACCGGCGAGTCCGGCACCGGCAAGGAGCTGGTGGCGCGGGCGATCCACAAGGCATCGCCGCGCGCCCAGCGGGCATTCGTCGCCACCAACTGCGCCTCGCTCACGGAGACGCTTTTGGAAAGCGAGTTGTTCGGGCATGAGAAGGGCGCCTTCACCGGGGCGATCAAGCAGCGACCGGGACGCTTCGAACTGGCCGACAAGGGAACACTGTTTCTTGACGAAGTGGGTGAGATTTCACCGGGATTCCAGGCGAAACTGCTGCGGGCTCTGGAGCAGCGGGAGATCGTGCGGGTCGGCGCCGCCGAGCCGATCGGAGTCGACGTGCGCGTCATTGTCGCCACGAACAAGGACCTCGCCGCGATGGTGGCGCAAGGGCGCTTCCGCGAGGACCTCTTCTTCCGCCTGAATGTCTTCCCCATCCACGTTCCGCCACTGCGAGAGCGCCGGGAAGACATCGCGGTGCTGGCGGAGCACTTCCTCCGGAAGCTGCGCTACGGCGGACCGAGGCCATCGCGCGCGGTGATGGAGAAACTCCAGTCGTACAACTGGCCGGGGAACATCCGCGAATTGAAGAACGTGCTGGAGCGAGCGGTCATCCTCGCCGGCGGTGAACCGATCGGCAGCGAACATCTTGCCCTCCTCCCCACCCTGACGCCACCGGGGAGGGATGCGGCCAAGAGCGCCGTCTCGACCGCCTCCGAGTCGTTACCACCGACCCCCGGACAGGGATTGGCCGATGTCGAGAGACAGATGATCGAAGAAGCGCTGCGCACTGCGGGCGGAAACAAGAGCGACGCGGCGCGGCGACTGAAGATCACGCGCCGCGTCCTCTACGCCAAGCTGAGGCGGTACGGGTTGGACGCATGA
- a CDS encoding ATP-binding protein, whose amino-acid sequence MLAILAGINLGYRRILGEFYAALNEELGEQLSGLAETFAASIPAEMVSEAIGSESAFSPEAFVRLREQTREFALANRLVSATILDTLWQDPFAAESDSLGAIVFSALDRKGRAALLSGLPWVSETYRWHGAYYRSAAAPISDSSGGPPVGIVRIEADAGYFAAWDQLDSLSWWVHALSVLFALALVGLFIWYGRITRHWEAELLRSEKLIGLGRLAATIAHEIRNPLGIIKATAQRLERLERQPSTDRAHQTELLRFMPAEADRLDRILSGYLRLADPSATHRTSVTMEDELPRWLETLKAGIGGAGRWELQVEPTGPIIVDAEAPRQVLMNLLRNALDISPPEEPVRIQWRPAGPGWGELVVADRGPGIPRRLRQRVFEPFYTTKTTGSGLGLYAVMMMVERDGGTIRIGHNPGGGAVFTVRWPLARDRTSNDRVTG is encoded by the coding sequence ATGCTGGCCATCCTGGCCGGCATCAACCTCGGATATCGCCGCATCCTCGGGGAGTTCTATGCCGCCCTGAACGAAGAACTGGGGGAACAACTCTCAGGACTGGCAGAGACCTTCGCGGCGTCGATCCCGGCGGAGATGGTGTCGGAGGCCATCGGTTCGGAGAGTGCGTTCTCGCCGGAGGCGTTCGTGCGACTGCGCGAACAGACGCGGGAATTCGCCCTCGCCAATCGTCTTGTCTCGGCCACGATCCTCGACACGCTGTGGCAGGATCCCTTCGCTGCCGAATCCGATTCGCTGGGGGCGATTGTCTTTTCCGCCCTCGACCGCAAGGGGCGGGCGGCGCTGTTGTCGGGATTGCCGTGGGTGTCGGAAACATACCGTTGGCACGGGGCGTACTACCGTAGCGCCGCGGCACCGATCAGCGATTCATCGGGAGGGCCCCCGGTCGGGATCGTGCGGATTGAGGCCGACGCCGGGTACTTCGCGGCATGGGACCAACTGGACTCACTGTCATGGTGGGTTCATGCCCTCTCGGTCCTCTTCGCCCTGGCCCTGGTGGGTCTGTTCATATGGTATGGTCGCATCACGCGGCACTGGGAGGCCGAGCTACTGCGCTCGGAAAAGCTGATCGGGCTGGGACGGCTGGCGGCGACCATCGCTCACGAGATTCGCAATCCACTCGGTATCATCAAGGCCACGGCGCAACGTCTCGAGCGACTGGAACGGCAGCCGTCAACCGATCGCGCGCATCAGACGGAGTTGCTGCGCTTCATGCCGGCCGAAGCCGACCGACTCGACCGCATCCTGAGTGGGTACCTGCGTCTGGCTGACCCATCGGCGACACACCGCACGTCGGTGACAATGGAGGATGAGCTCCCCCGTTGGCTGGAGACGCTCAAAGCCGGCATCGGCGGGGCGGGGCGCTGGGAGTTGCAGGTGGAGCCGACGGGGCCGATCATCGTCGATGCGGAGGCGCCACGGCAGGTGTTGATGAACCTCCTGCGCAATGCCCTCGATATCAGTCCGCCGGAAGAGCCGGTGCGAATCCAATGGCGACCGGCGGGGCCGGGATGGGGTGAACTGGTCGTCGCGGATCGGGGGCCGGGAATCCCCCGGCGACTTCGCCAGCGCGTGTTCGAACCATTCTATACAACGAAGACAACGGGATCGGGGCTTGGCTTGTACGCCGTGATGATGATGGTCGAGCGAGACGGCGGTACGATTCGAATCGGGCACAATCCCGGCGGCGGTGCGGTGTTCACGGTCCGGTGGCCGCTGGCACGGGATCGCACAAGCAATGACCGTGTGACAGGGTGA